The Aminithiophilus ramosus genome contains a region encoding:
- a CDS encoding MFS transporter: protein MTAYFFSFFFRVSASVVLPQEASRLGLSAATAGFISSLYYYAYAVTQPLCGALHDRLGPLRVVAFGMALTGVGEVLYILSPTALSLGLWRLLTGLGLAPMFSGALLFQSRAFPQERYPFYAGVTLAVGNLGAVVSVAPLGFALERWGKTSVFSLLALVSFALAAALVILGGKTPGNAGGGKMELAKRMGEAARTIALSPPLRTVTLLWGLLISALLAFQGLWAVAWYRAAFDVTTASARNWATLVGIGVIAGTLAGGRLKGSRATILRRGYALAGILWILLLALAALTDSIILVGSTGFLVGLASGVFVVQGASAVNELTEPSRRGAVLGMANLFIYVGVIAFQWGTGSLIGLFESTPGHYAPTGFLLAFGVTTLLIAGGTLFFPRLSD from the coding sequence GTGACGGCCTACTTCTTCTCCTTCTTCTTCCGCGTCTCCGCCTCCGTCGTCCTCCCCCAGGAGGCCTCGAGGCTGGGCCTTTCGGCGGCCACGGCAGGCTTCATCTCAAGTCTCTACTACTACGCCTACGCCGTCACTCAGCCCCTCTGCGGCGCCCTTCACGACCGCCTGGGCCCTCTGAGGGTCGTCGCCTTCGGCATGGCCCTCACCGGGGTGGGGGAGGTCCTCTACATCCTCTCCCCGACGGCCCTCTCCCTCGGCCTCTGGAGGCTGCTGACGGGTCTGGGGCTGGCTCCCATGTTCTCCGGCGCCCTCCTCTTCCAATCCCGGGCCTTTCCCCAGGAGCGCTACCCCTTCTACGCCGGGGTGACGCTCGCCGTCGGCAACCTGGGCGCCGTCGTCTCCGTCGCCCCTCTGGGCTTCGCCCTCGAGAGGTGGGGCAAGACGAGCGTCTTCTCCCTCCTGGCCCTCGTCAGCTTCGCCCTGGCGGCCGCCCTCGTGATCCTCGGCGGAAAGACTCCGGGGAACGCCGGAGGCGGAAAAATGGAGCTGGCCAAAAGGATGGGGGAGGCGGCGAGGACCATCGCCCTCTCGCCTCCCCTGCGGACCGTCACCCTTCTCTGGGGCCTTCTCATCAGCGCCCTTCTGGCCTTTCAGGGCCTCTGGGCCGTGGCCTGGTACAGGGCGGCCTTCGACGTGACGACGGCCTCGGCGCGCAACTGGGCCACCCTCGTCGGCATCGGCGTCATCGCCGGGACCCTGGCGGGAGGGCGCCTGAAGGGTTCGAGGGCGACGATCCTCCGGCGCGGCTACGCCCTGGCGGGAATCCTCTGGATCCTTCTTCTCGCCCTCGCCGCACTGACGGACTCCATCATTCTCGTGGGATCGACGGGCTTTCTCGTGGGACTCGCCTCGGGGGTCTTCGTCGTCCAGGGCGCCTCGGCCGTCAACGAACTGACCGAACCCTCCAGGAGAGGGGCCGTCCTGGGGATGGCCAACCTCTTCATCTACGTCGGCGTCATCGCCTTCCAATGGGGAACGGGAAGCCTCATCGGCCTTTTCGAAAGCACTCCGGGCCATTACGCGCCGACGGGCTTTCTTCTGGCCTTCGGCGTGACGACGCTCCTCATCGCCGGAGGGACGCTTTTTTTCCCCCGCCTCTCCGACTAG
- the ilvN gene encoding acetolactate synthase small subunit — translation MTIHTISVLAQDQPGVLSRLAGLVSRRGYNVTSLSVGKTHRPGLSRFTLVVNGDETVVDQIVRQLDKLVEVVDVRNLSESTFVERWMTLIKVRAPLDVRPHVLQTAEVFRCRIIDIGEDAIVIEATGDRGKVEACLEAVRPFGVLEVASSGAVALGRTGFGARKESPVEALQI, via the coding sequence ATGACGATCCACACGATCAGCGTTTTGGCTCAGGACCAACCCGGTGTCCTTTCCCGCCTCGCCGGGCTGGTCTCGCGCCGGGGATACAACGTGACGAGTCTCAGCGTCGGCAAGACGCACAGGCCCGGTCTTTCCCGCTTCACCCTCGTCGTCAACGGCGACGAGACCGTCGTGGACCAGATCGTCCGCCAGCTCGACAAGCTCGTCGAGGTCGTCGACGTCCGCAATCTCAGCGAGAGCACCTTCGTCGAGCGCTGGATGACGCTGATCAAAGTCCGCGCCCCCCTCGACGTCCGTCCTCACGTCCTCCAGACGGCCGAAGTCTTCCGCTGCCGCATCATCGACATCGGTGAAGACGCCATCGTCATCGAGGCGACGGGAGATCGGGGAAAAGTGGAAGCCTGTCTCGAAGCGGTGCGCCCCTTCGGCGTCCTCGAAGTCGCCAGCAGCGGGGCCGTCGCCCTGGGCCGGACGGGCTTCGGCGCCAGGAAGGAGTCGCCTGTCGAGGCGCTTCAAATCTAG
- the ilvC gene encoding ketol-acid reductoisomerase gives MAQVYYDKDANLELIKGRRVAVLGYGSQGHAHAQNLRDSGVSVVIGLHETSRSRAKAQADGFEVLSVREAVASADVVMFLMPDHVQADVFRNEVAPFLKKDAALAFAHGFCIHYGQVLPPADRDVFMVAPKGPGHLVRRMFADGKGVPCLIAVYQNASGQAREIGLAYASAIGGGRAGVIETTFAEETETDLFGEQAVLCGGVTELIKAGFDTLVDAGYQPEIAYFECLNELKLIVDMIYEGGFSWMRYSVSDTAKYGDLVAGRKVVDEYTREAMEELLKRVQDGSFAQDWIAENLCGRPRMRAWMRAEKNHPIEAVGKSLRTMMPWMEAKEAPEN, from the coding sequence ATGGCACAGGTCTACTACGACAAGGACGCGAATCTCGAGCTTATCAAGGGCAGGAGGGTGGCCGTCCTCGGCTATGGCAGCCAGGGTCACGCTCATGCCCAAAACCTCCGCGACAGCGGCGTTTCCGTCGTCATCGGCCTTCACGAGACGAGCCGCAGCCGCGCCAAGGCCCAGGCCGACGGCTTCGAGGTCCTTTCCGTCCGGGAGGCCGTGGCCTCTGCCGACGTGGTCATGTTCCTCATGCCCGACCACGTCCAGGCCGACGTCTTCCGCAACGAAGTCGCCCCCTTCCTGAAGAAGGACGCGGCCCTGGCCTTCGCCCACGGCTTCTGCATCCACTACGGCCAGGTCCTCCCCCCCGCCGATCGGGACGTCTTCATGGTCGCCCCCAAGGGACCGGGTCACCTTGTCCGCCGCATGTTCGCCGACGGCAAGGGCGTTCCCTGCCTCATCGCCGTCTACCAGAACGCCTCGGGACAGGCCAGGGAGATCGGTCTGGCCTACGCCTCGGCCATCGGCGGCGGCCGGGCCGGCGTCATCGAGACCACCTTCGCCGAGGAGACGGAGACGGACCTCTTCGGCGAGCAGGCCGTCCTCTGCGGCGGCGTGACGGAGCTGATCAAGGCCGGATTCGACACCCTCGTCGACGCCGGCTACCAGCCGGAGATCGCCTACTTCGAGTGTCTCAACGAGCTGAAGCTCATCGTCGACATGATCTACGAGGGCGGCTTCTCCTGGATGCGCTACTCCGTCAGCGACACGGCCAAGTACGGCGACCTCGTCGCCGGAAGGAAGGTCGTCGACGAGTACACCCGCGAGGCCATGGAAGAGCTCCTCAAGCGCGTCCAGGACGGTTCCTTCGCCCAGGACTGGATCGCCGAGAATCTCTGCGGCCGTCCCCGCATGAGGGCCTGGATGCGCGCCGAGAAGAACCACCCCATCGAAGCCGTCGGCAAGTCGCTGAGAACGATGATGCCCTGGATGGAGGCCAAGGAGGCCCCCGAGAACTAG
- a CDS encoding 2-isopropylmalate synthase, whose protein sequence is MTPDKVRIFDTTLRDGEQSPGINLNRAEKLQIARQLARLGVDVIEAGFPAASEGDLESVRAIAREVKGPIVAGLARTRNEDIMAAWEGVRHAERPRIHTFIATSDIHLEHKLRMSRDEVLEEVRRAVTLARSLTDDVEFSAEDASRSDPAFLAQVLRLAVECGARTLNVPDTVGYAVPAEFGAFLADIMARVDAGRDVIWSVHCHDDLGLAVANSLEAVRCGARQVECTVNGLGERAGNAAMEEIVMALRVRRGADGPDTTLDTTVFQSLSGLVSRLTGFPVPPNKAIVGRNAFAHEAGIHQHGVLRHRSTYEIMKAEDVGAPSSRLVLGKHSGRHAFASRIEAMGYALEPEAVEELFVLFKNLCDRKEMVTDDDLEALIVDEVLSVSSQKRLVLKDYMVQSAGRDRATATVTLMDGDAEKTDAATGNGPVDAVFSAVKRIMSLEPKLLSYRIEAVTERADAMGQASLSISLDGVSAAGRGASTDVIEASLKAYVNALNRVFQIQEGRQVARAMEGAC, encoded by the coding sequence ATGACCCCCGACAAGGTACGTATTTTCGACACCACTCTGAGAGACGGAGAACAGTCGCCCGGCATCAACCTGAACAGGGCCGAGAAGCTCCAGATCGCGCGTCAGCTCGCACGATTGGGCGTCGACGTGATCGAGGCCGGCTTCCCTGCCGCTTCCGAGGGCGACCTCGAGTCGGTGCGTGCCATTGCCCGCGAGGTGAAGGGCCCCATCGTGGCCGGTCTGGCCCGGACGCGCAACGAGGACATCATGGCCGCCTGGGAGGGCGTGCGCCACGCCGAGCGGCCCCGCATCCACACCTTCATCGCCACCAGCGACATCCACCTGGAGCACAAGCTCCGCATGAGCCGCGACGAGGTCCTGGAGGAGGTGCGCCGGGCCGTCACCCTGGCCCGTTCCCTGACGGACGACGTCGAGTTCTCCGCCGAGGACGCCAGCCGGTCCGATCCGGCCTTTCTGGCCCAGGTTCTCCGCCTCGCCGTCGAGTGCGGAGCCCGGACCCTCAACGTTCCCGACACGGTCGGCTACGCCGTCCCGGCCGAGTTCGGCGCCTTCCTGGCCGACATCATGGCCCGCGTCGACGCGGGTCGTGACGTCATCTGGTCCGTCCACTGTCACGACGACCTGGGGCTCGCCGTGGCCAACTCCCTCGAGGCCGTCCGCTGCGGCGCCCGCCAGGTGGAGTGCACCGTCAACGGTCTCGGCGAGCGGGCCGGGAACGCCGCCATGGAAGAGATCGTCATGGCCCTCCGCGTCCGTCGCGGCGCCGACGGTCCCGACACGACGCTCGACACGACGGTCTTTCAGAGCCTGAGCGGCCTCGTGTCGCGCCTGACCGGATTCCCCGTCCCGCCCAACAAGGCCATCGTGGGCCGCAACGCCTTCGCCCACGAGGCCGGCATCCACCAGCACGGCGTCCTCCGTCACCGAAGCACCTACGAGATCATGAAGGCCGAGGACGTCGGCGCTCCGAGCAGTCGCCTCGTCCTGGGCAAACACTCGGGACGGCATGCCTTTGCCAGCCGCATCGAGGCCATGGGCTACGCCCTGGAGCCCGAGGCCGTCGAGGAGCTCTTCGTCCTCTTCAAAAACCTCTGCGACAGGAAGGAGATGGTCACCGACGACGACCTGGAGGCCCTCATCGTCGACGAAGTCCTCTCCGTCAGCTCCCAGAAGCGCCTCGTCCTCAAGGACTACATGGTCCAGTCGGCCGGCCGCGACAGGGCGACGGCGACGGTGACCCTCATGGACGGAGACGCGGAGAAGACCGACGCCGCCACGGGCAACGGCCCCGTCGACGCCGTCTTCTCGGCCGTGAAGCGCATCATGTCCCTCGAGCCCAAGCTTCTCAGCTACCGCATCGAGGCCGTGACGGAGCGGGCCGACGCCATGGGCCAGGCCTCGCTCTCCATCAGTCTCGACGGCGTCAGCGCCGCGGGACGGGGGGCCAGCACGGACGTCATCGAGGCCAGCCTCAAGGCCTACGTCAACGCCCTGAACCGCGTCTTCCAGATCCAGGAGGGACGCCAGGTCGCCCGGGCCATGGAAGGCGCCTGCTGA
- the ilvB gene encoding biosynthetic-type acetolactate synthase large subunit codes for MMNGAQMVMEALAREGVDVLFGIPGGTVIPLFDALMKAPFRQVLTRHEQAAVHAAEGYARLSGKVGVCLVTSGPGATNTLTGLADAHMDSVPVVVITGQVKTSLIGTDAFQEADIFGCSMPLVKHSFFVQSLDQLPKALAGAFYIARTGRPGPVLVDIPVDIQNGTGDFVYPPELDFPGYSAETAQDLSQLERARRLLEGARRPLLLAGGGVILSGADGELRDLAEAGSLPVATTFMGKGAFPEDHRLSLGTAGMHGRPAANLALCEADVVVAVGTRFSDRTTGRLDGFAPKAKVIQIDLDRAEVGKNLLPAAGLVGDAAAVLPLLKDASAGRDRSDWLRSIDEWKAAYPLEPSEPSLSVPSVIRAVRSLVDDDVALVTEVGQHQMWAGLHWETRRPRGFISSGGLGTMGFGLPAALGAALASGKPVVCLAGDGSLLMNVQELETCSRYSLPVKVIVFNNGSLGMVRQWQELFYDERYAQTMEAPRCDFVALAEAFSIPGFRIVEAAAMEATLRKALESPGPALVECLIPWRDKVFPMVPAGAALGSFMWPGEGEV; via the coding sequence ATGATGAACGGCGCTCAGATGGTCATGGAAGCCCTGGCCCGCGAGGGCGTCGACGTCCTCTTCGGCATCCCCGGAGGGACCGTCATCCCCCTTTTCGACGCCCTGATGAAGGCCCCTTTCCGTCAGGTGCTGACCCGTCACGAGCAGGCCGCCGTCCATGCCGCCGAGGGGTACGCCCGTCTGTCGGGAAAGGTCGGCGTCTGCCTCGTCACGTCGGGACCGGGGGCGACGAACACCCTCACCGGCCTGGCCGACGCCCACATGGACTCCGTCCCCGTCGTCGTCATCACAGGCCAGGTCAAGACCTCCCTCATCGGCACCGATGCCTTTCAGGAGGCCGACATCTTCGGCTGCAGCATGCCCCTCGTGAAGCACAGCTTCTTCGTTCAGAGCCTGGACCAGCTTCCCAAGGCCCTGGCCGGGGCCTTCTACATCGCCCGGACGGGCCGGCCCGGCCCGGTCCTGGTCGACATCCCCGTCGACATCCAGAACGGCACGGGCGACTTCGTCTACCCGCCCGAGCTCGACTTCCCCGGCTACAGCGCCGAGACGGCCCAGGACCTGAGCCAGCTCGAAAGGGCCCGACGGCTCCTCGAGGGGGCCCGACGCCCCCTCCTCCTCGCAGGAGGCGGCGTCATCCTCTCCGGGGCCGACGGGGAGCTTCGCGACCTGGCCGAGGCCGGTTCCCTGCCTGTGGCGACGACGTTCATGGGCAAGGGAGCCTTCCCCGAGGACCATCGCCTCTCCCTCGGCACGGCGGGCATGCACGGCCGCCCCGCCGCCAACCTGGCCCTCTGCGAGGCCGACGTCGTCGTCGCCGTGGGAACGCGCTTCTCCGACAGGACGACGGGACGCCTCGACGGCTTCGCCCCCAAGGCCAAGGTGATCCAGATCGATCTCGACAGGGCCGAGGTGGGCAAAAACCTTCTCCCGGCGGCGGGTCTCGTCGGCGATGCCGCCGCCGTCCTTCCCCTGCTGAAGGACGCCTCGGCGGGCCGAGATCGGTCCGACTGGCTCCGGTCCATCGACGAATGGAAGGCCGCCTACCCGCTCGAACCCTCGGAGCCCTCCCTTTCGGTGCCCTCCGTCATCAGGGCCGTCCGCTCCCTCGTCGACGATGACGTGGCCCTCGTCACCGAAGTGGGCCAGCATCAGATGTGGGCGGGCCTCCACTGGGAGACGCGCCGTCCCCGGGGCTTCATCTCCTCGGGAGGCTTGGGGACGATGGGCTTCGGCCTCCCGGCGGCCCTCGGAGCGGCCCTCGCCTCGGGAAAGCCCGTCGTCTGTCTCGCCGGAGACGGCAGCCTCCTCATGAACGTCCAGGAGCTGGAGACCTGCTCGCGCTACAGTCTTCCCGTCAAGGTCATCGTCTTCAACAACGGCAGTCTGGGCATGGTCCGCCAGTGGCAGGAGCTCTTCTACGACGAGCGCTACGCCCAGACCATGGAGGCGCCCCGCTGCGACTTCGTCGCCCTCGCCGAGGCCTTCTCCATCCCCGGCTTCCGCATCGTCGAGGCCGCGGCCATGGAGGCCACGCTCAGGAAAGCCCTGGAAAGTCCCGGACCGGCCCTCGTCGAGTGCCTCATTCCCTGGCGGGACAAGGTCTTCCCCATGGTTCCCGCCGGAGCGGCCCTGGGCAGCTTCATGTGGCCCGGCGAGGGGGAAGTCTGA
- a CDS encoding coiled-coil domain-containing protein, protein MNEDKLRNGQDPEDREEERIETDSIGTPIDGEDPLFTDETDVESLQESDRQEAASDGEPRTGTEELSQVEEQAVLLGRSDDAAPSAPSGPAAPRGGRGALWRSLGLFVVIVLILNVMWTQMNKKILAQAESTASLQLQVEKIGEEYAAAQKNIGDMKAVLETLTGELDLFQGALERVEGSAQRHETYLRNDLNRQKAALTEMARLVSVQEALLEGGAAEIVEEEEAAASVAAPDIMEEQLRINVETLRLTKESLEMTKAALVETEGRLTAAEERAASAEKELETVKANRDAERAELEEALAAMTARAEKAEAELAQAVESVESSKGELEAKAQAAAEARIAAEAKAAELEAAVASERDRASKAENALAETEALLERARSESASGAKDREGLQGKLKALGDKVAAMEEKLQASQAKLTSTEALLEAAREEMKGLKEPAEASAPAVTETSEAVEAPAEASSPDRAETEVPVTASPDQVETPAETEVPVETASPDQAGA, encoded by the coding sequence ATGAACGAAGATAAACTCCGCAACGGACAGGACCCTGAAGACAGGGAAGAAGAACGGATCGAGACGGATTCCATCGGCACTCCCATCGACGGGGAGGACCCTCTTTTCACGGACGAGACCGACGTCGAGTCCCTTCAGGAATCGGACCGCCAGGAAGCCGCCTCCGACGGGGAGCCACGAACCGGAACGGAAGAGCTCTCCCAGGTCGAGGAGCAGGCCGTCCTCCTGGGCCGCTCCGACGACGCCGCGCCCTCTGCCCCCTCGGGGCCCGCCGCGCCCCGAGGGGGCCGTGGCGCGCTCTGGCGCTCCCTGGGGCTTTTCGTCGTCATCGTCCTCATCCTCAACGTGATGTGGACCCAGATGAACAAAAAAATTCTGGCTCAGGCCGAGAGCACCGCCTCTCTCCAGCTTCAGGTGGAGAAGATCGGCGAGGAGTACGCCGCGGCTCAGAAGAACATAGGCGATATGAAGGCCGTCCTGGAGACGCTCACGGGAGAGTTGGACCTCTTCCAGGGAGCCCTGGAGCGGGTCGAGGGGAGCGCCCAGCGCCACGAGACCTACCTCCGCAACGATCTGAACCGCCAGAAGGCGGCCTTGACCGAGATGGCCCGACTCGTCTCCGTCCAGGAAGCCCTCCTCGAGGGGGGTGCCGCCGAGATCGTCGAAGAGGAAGAGGCTGCCGCTTCCGTCGCCGCTCCCGACATCATGGAAGAGCAGCTGCGGATCAACGTCGAGACTCTCCGTCTCACCAAGGAATCGCTGGAGATGACCAAGGCCGCCCTGGTCGAGACGGAAGGGCGCCTGACTGCCGCCGAAGAACGTGCCGCCTCCGCCGAGAAGGAACTGGAAACCGTCAAGGCCAATCGCGACGCCGAGCGGGCCGAGCTGGAAGAGGCCCTGGCGGCCATGACGGCCCGGGCCGAGAAGGCCGAGGCCGAGCTGGCTCAGGCCGTCGAGTCCGTCGAGTCCTCGAAGGGTGAGCTGGAGGCCAAGGCCCAGGCCGCCGCCGAGGCCCGCATCGCCGCCGAGGCCAAGGCGGCCGAACTGGAGGCGGCAGTCGCCTCCGAGCGCGATAGGGCCTCAAAGGCCGAAAACGCCCTGGCGGAGACGGAAGCCCTTCTGGAACGGGCCCGCTCCGAATCGGCGTCCGGAGCGAAGGACAGAGAGGGGCTCCAGGGAAAACTGAAGGCCCTTGGCGACAAGGTGGCCGCCATGGAGGAGAAACTCCAGGCCTCTCAGGCCAAGCTGACCTCCACGGAGGCCCTCCTCGAGGCCGCGCGGGAAGAGATGAAGGGCTTGAAAGAGCCCGCCGAGGCGTCGGCGCCTGCCGTGACGGAGACTTCCGAGGCCGTCGAGGCTCCCGCCGAGGCGAGCTCGCCCGACCGGGCCGAGACGGAAGTCCCTGTGACGGCCTCGCCCGATCAGGTCGAGACGCCCGCCGAGACGGAAGTCCCCGTCGAGACGGCCTCGCCCGACCAGGCCGGAGCCTGA
- a CDS encoding methyl-accepting chemotaxis protein produces MKSLRGRLIATFLAVALAAMAVVGFLALSRAEKAIIAASQKEGAALVEALVMRIEGYLRERASIVEAQAERYVVRSMDWAQQEPALEGLYDRFDFFDLWIIDLNGDARFVKRDKTGNYADRDYFTRAVREKKTTLTDPIVSRTTGEQIFVISAPIVGDGGKVVGVLAASINLKSISKEIASVRWGLTGYAYAIDGRGIIVAHPLAEIVGKLNASEVSDMVAPELAAAMRRGLTGERDVVHYVFRGDEKYAAFAPIPFVGWVAALTSPVREILGPVVALRNVILVATALLTLLIVLISVLFANGIARPVAVIEKRMEALAEGDLATPLEVRSSIAEMRRLSVSLERGLTSLSASFTVVAEGSRDLLEKVQEVSAAGEESAASIEEVAAMVERTRGNVRDTAAAIEETNAGVEEVAAGARAGAAIAADMSEQAQEISRVAERGGEAVVDMVGLIDRTSSAGVKVGEAVEALAQSTEAIAGFVATITRIADQTNLLALNAAIEAARAGDAGRGFAVVADEVRKLAEESNRAAGEVGRLIEEVAQAETTRQVIGNVVSRIAAVSEGIQNVAATMEEQSASSQEMAAGIDHVARSSQEIEGQIMAVSRSMEEQSKAVESVAQTAETLVSLGGNLNEAVSRFRLRSGRSLPSKGLALPARKG; encoded by the coding sequence ATGAAATCCCTTCGTGGAAGACTGATCGCAACGTTTCTCGCCGTTGCCCTGGCCGCCATGGCCGTCGTCGGTTTCCTGGCCCTCAGCCGAGCGGAAAAGGCCATCATCGCCGCGTCCCAGAAAGAGGGGGCCGCCCTCGTCGAGGCCCTTGTGATGCGCATCGAAGGGTATCTCAGGGAGAGGGCCTCCATCGTCGAGGCCCAGGCGGAGCGTTACGTCGTCCGCTCCATGGATTGGGCACAGCAGGAGCCGGCCCTGGAGGGGCTCTATGACCGCTTCGATTTCTTCGACCTCTGGATCATCGACCTCAACGGCGACGCCCGCTTCGTGAAGAGGGATAAGACGGGCAACTACGCCGACAGGGACTACTTCACCCGCGCCGTCAGGGAGAAGAAGACGACCCTCACCGACCCCATCGTCTCCCGCACGACGGGAGAGCAGATCTTCGTCATCTCCGCCCCGATCGTGGGCGACGGCGGAAAGGTCGTCGGCGTCCTGGCCGCCTCGATCAACCTCAAGTCCATCTCCAAGGAGATCGCCTCCGTCCGGTGGGGCCTCACGGGCTACGCCTACGCCATCGACGGCCGGGGCATCATCGTCGCCCATCCTCTGGCGGAGATCGTCGGGAAGCTGAACGCCTCCGAGGTGAGCGACATGGTGGCTCCCGAACTGGCTGCGGCTATGCGGCGGGGCCTGACCGGAGAGAGGGACGTCGTCCACTACGTCTTCAGAGGCGACGAGAAGTACGCCGCCTTCGCGCCCATCCCCTTCGTGGGCTGGGTGGCGGCCCTCACCTCGCCGGTCCGCGAGATTCTCGGGCCCGTCGTGGCCCTGCGGAATGTCATCCTCGTCGCGACGGCCCTGCTGACGCTCCTGATCGTCCTGATCTCCGTCCTTTTCGCCAACGGCATCGCCCGTCCCGTGGCGGTCATCGAGAAGCGCATGGAGGCTCTGGCCGAAGGCGACCTGGCCACCCCCCTCGAGGTGAGAAGCTCCATCGCCGAGATGCGCCGGCTCTCCGTCTCGCTGGAACGGGGCCTGACGAGCCTGTCGGCATCCTTCACCGTCGTCGCCGAGGGAAGCCGAGATCTCCTGGAAAAGGTCCAGGAGGTGAGCGCCGCCGGTGAGGAGTCGGCCGCCTCCATCGAAGAGGTGGCGGCCATGGTGGAGCGGACGCGGGGCAACGTCCGCGACACGGCCGCGGCCATCGAGGAGACGAACGCCGGCGTCGAGGAAGTCGCCGCCGGGGCCCGTGCCGGGGCCGCCATCGCCGCCGATATGAGCGAGCAGGCTCAGGAGATCAGCCGCGTCGCCGAGCGGGGGGGAGAGGCCGTCGTCGACATGGTCGGTCTCATCGACAGGACCTCGTCGGCGGGAGTGAAGGTGGGGGAGGCCGTCGAGGCCCTGGCCCAGTCGACGGAGGCCATCGCCGGATTCGTGGCGACGATCACCCGCATCGCCGATCAGACCAATCTCCTGGCCCTCAACGCCGCCATCGAGGCCGCCAGAGCCGGCGACGCCGGACGGGGGTTCGCCGTCGTCGCCGACGAGGTGCGCAAGCTGGCCGAGGAGTCGAACAGGGCGGCGGGAGAGGTGGGGCGCCTCATCGAGGAGGTCGCCCAGGCCGAGACGACGCGGCAGGTCATCGGCAACGTCGTCTCCCGCATCGCCGCCGTCAGCGAGGGCATTCAGAACGTGGCCGCCACCATGGAGGAACAATCGGCCTCCAGCCAGGAGATGGCCGCCGGCATCGATCACGTGGCCCGCTCGAGCCAGGAGATCGAGGGGCAGATCATGGCCGTCTCCCGCTCCATGGAGGAACAGTCCAAGGCCGTCGAGTCCGTGGCCCAGACCGCGGAGACCCTCGTCTCCCTGGGCGGGAACCTCAACGAAGCGGTGTCGCGCTTCCGCCTCCGTTCCGGTCGGTCCCTCCCGTCGAAGGGACTGGCCCTCCCGGCCCGAAAGGGCTGA
- a CDS encoding GIY-YIG nuclease family protein, with protein MPRRRHAPLLDARRQNKVGTSPGEVPTNVRRDGEDPREGPAADASGHDPSRACFVYLLRCGDGSLYCGWTVDLDGRLDAHRRGRGARYTRGRLPLNLVYWERWASPGEALRGEARLKGLPKTKKEALVAAFGLEGKSPSASCGREVRAGKGADLSAAEPP; from the coding sequence GTGCCCCGTCGACGTCACGCCCCCCTCCTCGACGCTCGAAGACAAAACAAGGTCGGGACCTCCCCCGGGGAGGTCCCGACGAACGTCCGCCGCGACGGCGAAGACCCCCGGGAAGGGCCGGCGGCGGACGCGAGCGGGCACGATCCGTCCCGAGCCTGTTTCGTCTACCTCCTGCGCTGCGGCGACGGCAGCCTCTACTGCGGCTGGACCGTCGATCTCGACGGCCGTCTCGACGCCCACCGCAGGGGCAGGGGGGCCCGCTACACCCGCGGCCGTCTCCCCCTGAACCTGGTCTACTGGGAGAGATGGGCCTCGCCGGGCGAGGCCCTGAGGGGCGAGGCCCGTCTCAAGGGACTGCCGAAAACGAAAAAAGAGGCCCTCGTTGCGGCCTTCGGCCTGGAAGGGAAGAGCCCCTCTGCGTCATGCGGCCGAGAGGTCCGCGCCGGAAAAGGCGCGGACCTCTCGGCCGCGGAACCGCCCTGA